One stretch of Zingiber officinale cultivar Zhangliang chromosome 6B, Zo_v1.1, whole genome shotgun sequence DNA includes these proteins:
- the LOC121988471 gene encoding flavonol 3-O-glucosyltransferase UGT89B1-like, with protein MSTTGDLHLLVFPFPAQGHLIPLLDLAHHLSVRHHRLTLTVVVTPANLPLLHRFLASTPSASPLVLPLPSSPTLPPGVEHVRQLRAANSSPAALIRALSSLRSDVVAWARSCPHPPTALLSDWFLGWTNHLAADLSVPNLVSYCSNAFAVSAIDFLWRTMPSASASHVTLSALPSTPSFPYACLPAIIRGYVAGDPDWEFTRESFLATAAAWGAAINTFAALDDRYLAHLRRSFGHDRVWAVGPIQLEAAPSDRGGATSISAEEVTAWLDACPPRSVVYICFGSQYTETAAEIGAIAAALERSGVRFVWVIGSGADLPEGFEAGEMGMLIRGWAPQAAILGHAGVGAFVTHCGWNSVMEAAATGVLLLTWPMTAEQFLNAWLLVEVAGVAVRVGEGDGVPAAEDLAKLLVESVSESEAWTEVRARAAELRRKMAEAVAAGGSSYGDREDLLKQLTGEQQT; from the coding sequence ATGTCGACGACTGGCGATCTCCACTTGCTAGTCTTCCCCTTCCCGGCGCAGGGCCACCTCATCCCCCTCCTCGACCTCGCCCACCACCTCTCCGTCCGCCACCACCGCCTTACCCTCACCGTCGTCGTCACTCCCGCCAACCTCCCCCTCCTCCACCGCTTTCTCGCCTCCACCCCCTCCGCCTCCCCTCTCGTCCTCCCTCTCCCCTCCTCCCCCACCCTCCCCCCTGGGGTCGAGCACGTCCGCCAGCTCCGCGCCGCCAATTCTTCCCCTGCAGCCCTCATCCGCGCCCTCTCCTCCCTCCGCTCCGACGTCGTCGCTTGGGCCCGCTCCTGCCCCCACCCCCCGACCGCGCTCCTCTCCGACTGGTTCCTCGGCTGGACCAACCACCTCGCTGCTGACCTCTCTGTTCCCAACCTCGTCTCCTATTGCTCAAACGCCTTCGCCGTCTCCGCCATCGATTTCCTCTGGCGCACCATGCCCTCCGCTTCTGCATCCCATGTCACCCTCTCCGCCCTCCCCTCCACCCCTTCCTTCCCTTACGCCTGCCTTCCCGCCATCATCCGCGGCTACGTCGCCGGCGATCCGGACTGGGAGTTCACCCGCGAGTCCTTCCTCGCCACCGCCGCCGCCTGGGGCGCCGCCATCAACACCTTCGCTGCCCTCGACGATCGCTATCTCGCCCATCTCCGCCGATCGTTCGGCCACGACCGCGTCTGGGCGGTGGGTCCGATCCAGCTGGAGGCCGCCCCCAGCGACCGCGGAGGGGCCACCTCTATCTCGGCGGAGGAGGTCACCGCATGGTTGGACGCCTGCCCGCCGCGATCCGTGGTCTACATCTGCTTCGGGAGCCAGTACACAGAGACAGCGGCCGAGATCGGTGCGATCGCGGCTGCACTAGAGAGGAGCGGGGTCCGATTCGTGTGGGTGATCGGATCGGGGGCGGATCTGCCGGAGGGATTTGAGGCGGGGGAAATGGGGATGCTGATCCGGGGTTGGGCACCGCAGGCGGCGATCTTAGGGCACGCCGGTGTTGGGGCGTTCGTGACGCACTGCGGATGGAACTCGGTGATGGAGGCGGCGGCGACGGGGGTGCTGTTGCTGACGTGGCCGATGACGGCGGAGCAGTTCCTGAACGCATGGCTGCTGGTGGAGGTGGCGGGCGTGGCGGTGAGAGTCGGGGAAGGAGACGGAGTGCCGGCGGCGGAGGATCTTGCAAAGCTGCTGGTAGAATCGGTGTCGGAGAGTGAAGCGTGGACCGAAGTGAGGGCGCGGGCGGCGGAGCTCCGGCGGAAGATGGCGGAGGCTGTGGCGGCGGGGGGCAGCTCGTACGGAGATCGGGAGGACCTGCTGAAACAATTGACGGGGGAACAGCAGACCTGA